In Salarias fasciatus chromosome 4, fSalaFa1.1, whole genome shotgun sequence, the DNA window CTGCCAGCCGTCGGAGCATGAAGCTTCAGTTGGAACAGTGGAGATGAGATGCAGGCGTCTGGAGCAGGTTTACAGAGGTGAAGTTGGGGTGAAAGGTCTGAGTCAGTGGGAAGGGGGGGGTTCGGTTATCACGTGTCAAGGAATTGTGAAAGAAAGTAAACATACCTTTCATTCCTTTGGGGAAATTCCACTTGAACATGGCCTTCATGCCATTCACCAGCTCCTGGGCTCCATCAGGTCAGATCCAGGACAGGATTCTCTGGACCAGCAGGGTCCTGGAGACAGGATGAAGGAGCCTGGGTAGTTCTGATTTCTCTCAGCAGCAACGTGAAGTTCACAGGGCGAAAACCCCGGTGAGCATCCTTACCAATGGctttaggagtgtgtgtgtgtgtgtgtgtgtacttcgGTGTGTTCCATCATTTTCATCGCGTGCgacttcatttttctttcagccaTTACGTAATCCTGGAAGTCTGATTTACCCAGACTTATTTCCTGCAGCTAATCTGTTGAATTGGTTTACTTTCTGactcacattcaaacacacattttcacatccGACTAAATCTGAAGCTCAGCCAGTTTTCACTAAACCGGTTTACAACAATTTTCCATCAGGCTAAACCCCAGAGACTGAATAAAACAGAACCCTGGAATCTGAATTAAAAGGATTTTGGAATCTTGATCAAATCAAAGCTGAATTAAAATAACTcttgctgctcctgcaggtgtgactcttgttcttcttcttcctgtcgaGCGTTTCCTTCCGACGTGTTGAAAGGCGTCGCCGCTTTGACGTCGCTCACTTTCACAACCAAGCGTTTCCTGTGTGATTACACCATAACACACCAGGACTAGGGCTGTGTTTCCTGGTCAATAATCCACTTCTCCTGTAGCTTCACAGTTTAAGAAATCTGGGAATCTGAGTCAGCACAAAATTTACACGAATGATGTTTTCATCAGTCGCTTGCTGAGTCACTGAACCCAGCAGGAAAAATCCTCAATGGGGCTGAAAGAGGAAGAGATTAGTGGGTGAAGTACAGTGGAGCTCAGATCATTACATAACCTCATTTACAGAAACGTGAATTAAAGGGAAAATTCCCTGCGCTTTGCCCTCTTGGGGTCTCCGGGCCTCAGATAACCTCACTGGACTGAGCCAGCTGGTCGTAACCCTGTCACAACATGGAGGCTCCGACGGTCacgttcatccattcacacaccaacgCAGGCAGAACACGCTCCATACCCGGCCCAGCCACCGAGAGCAAGCGGGTTCAGCGCcgtgcccaaggacacttcggcaTGTGGATGGGAGGAGATTTCAGTCTTATCAACCGACACTTCCTTTTTCCACCGAAGAGATGGTTCATCTGCTGAGAATCTTCCGACTGCTgatcagcagaaacactttccaAAATAATTCAGAAGAACTGTTGACTCCCCTGAAGTCCGCTTGACGTTCGAATCTCTCGAGGTCTTAAAGACAGCTGACTTTTAAACCAttaataaatagataaatgaggttttatgttgtatttatgtGTTATGATACagattggggggaaaaaaatacaatttgatTTTGATGAAGTGAGAGAAAAGCAAGAGAACCCATGTCGACTTCCAGCTGGCAGAATTGACATTACTCTATTAGAGGAAACTGGAATAAcccagccttcagtctggaaaTGAGCCAAGCTGGTACAGTGAACATCAACCACCAGCTCATGAGTTATTGTAACTCCATGGTGAGGACACCACAGAAAGTTTTCATccaataaatcttttttttttttctttttttttccatgacgCTTCATACCTCAAGTGGTTGACCCCATCCAGACTGCAGGGCACAGCTCAGAGCAACAGGCTGCGCAACCAGAGAGCATCCACCTGCAGATCTGGATGCTGCTGAACCTGCTGACACACGCATCACCTGCACGTGGAGGAGGAAACATTAAAGTCATGTCTGTGGACTCGGACTGcaatttttaaagttttgcatttactaCTTAAACATCAaacctttgttttcttcttgaaaaGCGACAGGACGCAGGTGAGGAGTCACGTGGCCGTCCAGATAAGACGGGTCCTCGCGCTCCGCTGTGTCGTGACGCAACAGGCGCGTCGTCAGAGTTTCACTCCTCGATGACTCGGTGTCCGTCAGCAGCGGGAAACCCCGCGGAGGGAGCGGAGAGCGCCTTAAAAACCCGACGCCGGCGCAAATGCCGGCTGAAAGAAAACCCGCGCGGCtccgcacacacgcacacggacATGGACTCTCCCACAGGTAAGTCCGGCTCGCGGACGCTCCGTCTGTTCTGAGGAGGGTCTCTCACCTGCAGCCGCGGTATGCAGGCTGCCGCGTGCCCCGCTGCTATCACAGCTGATTAGTGCCACAAAGCTGAGGCCGCACAGCTGGAACCGTCCTGATGCACAGATCATGATGATGATTACTGTTGaggttttatggttttatgGACACTTTTATATACATGAAGTTCAGATAATTACAGCTGTTATGAGGCTACTTGTGTTGTAAACTCACGTCTGTGTATCCcatgtgtttacagtgttttatgTGATTTAACCCATGGTGCTTATAGTCAGTTACCTGAGCAGTGTGCTGCGGTGGGATTTAAAGGTACAATGAGTacaaaatttatttttaaaattcattataATCATTTCCATTTTTCACTTGTTATTGAAGAAAtattccctttaaacaatctgcCATCTCcatactttcaaaatgagagtTCTGGAGAACACCTTCAGTGGGTGGGGCTAGActgggttccagagccaatcatatgCAAGTTTCCAAGACCCCGGTTGTGATGTACGTGTGATGCACGTGCAACGCTGGTGGTGTGCGCAGCACTGTAGcatgctttttaatttttaatttttttaattttatttcggCCATAAAGCATACATGTCATAAGTtatgtatgcatacatataGATATACACTTACATACATAGACATACACAGACATATTTAtgtgcacatacatacatacatacacttgAACGCACATACACATGTATACACATATCATTTGGCCGAAAAGGTTTAGGGCTGAAGCCGAAGCGTATTTTGCCCACCACTACCTCACCGCTGtatgaaaattaaatagaacCTAACTAAGTCGAGCTATGACAACAAGCCGACAATCTAAATAGGGCACAGCAAAAGGAAACACTTTTGttaattaacattttcttcctgtcgtttttgttgcaaaaatttatttatttatttatttttccttctccttccctTCCATCTGTTCCCTTCCTTCCTCGTGGTTCTACTCTCTCTTCCcccttcccttccctctccCTTCCCCATCCTCTCCCCTTCCGTCCAaattttcctccctccttcttgTGCTTCTCCCCATTTATGAGGCCGCTAAGAGTGGTACTTACAGTAAATGGTGACGCGAGATAAAGTACAGAGGCCAAACCATCAGACATAATGGATAAATGAGTGAATTaaatcgttaaaaaaaaaaaaaaaaaaaaggagaaggagaacaTCTTATCGCCATAGACTTTCATGCACTGCTGCATCTCCAACAACTTCCACAAGATGGCGATGGAGCCACGTCACGTCACGTCAGCCTGCAGTCTAGGCTCCATAGTGCCACGGGTGCTAAAATATCCCATTACTGGTTTTAAAGAacattgtattttttctgtCTTAAATATAGATGAGTCAAATTTCGTTAAAGTTTTAAAGTGGGTTTAGCTTTTTGAGTCTCCTAACAAGGCCCGGCCCCCTCTCCACAGCCGCcatgctgctctgcctcctgcttCCAGCTTTGGTCCAGTCGGCGCCGCTGCCGTCACCGTCCGACGCCTCGCCGGCCTTCAGGGAGGCGGCTGAACGAgccaagctgctgctggagaaaatcCTCCGAGACGTCGCCACGGTTCACACGGCCACCGTCACCGCCGAGGTGAGCgaggcttctgattggctgcttcCTGCCGCCTCCTTCCTCTCATCTTTCTCTTCATTAATGATAGTTTTGGTCCTCAGGGTTTGACTCTGGACTCCAGTCAGACCTCCGGCCTTCATATGATGAGCTTGTCGCTGGGcatcccccccgcccccgtccTCAAGCCGCTGTCCCAGCGCTTCACACTGGTCAGTCCAGCGGCTTGGTTCTGTCACGTTTTCTTTGTGCCGTCATGTGACGACGTTATGTTTCTGATCAtgctaagtgtgtgtgtgtcgccccCTACAGGACATGTTGGTGAGTCGCATGCTGGCAGGCTGCAGGCAGTATCAGGGGCTTCTGGGAGTTTTGTCGGACAAACTCAGTGGACTGACGGAGCTGAACGCCGACCTCGGAGAACTGCTGACCCACATCGCCACGGTAAcacctcccaacacacacacacacacacacacacacacacacacacacacacacacacacagacacactacagtACGTCACAAGTCACCCACGGtgctgcgctctgattggccgctgattgctttctgtgtttttgctttcagaTGAGGGAGGC includes these proteins:
- the LOC115386623 gene encoding uncharacterized protein LOC115386623, whose translation is MDSPTAAMLLCLLLPALVQSAPLPSPSDASPAFREAAERAKLLLEKILRDVATVHTATVTAEGLTLDSSQTSGLHMMSLSLGIPPAPVLKPLSQRFTLDMLVSRMLAGCRQYQGLLGVLSDKLSGLTELNADLGELLTHIATMREAAELTETDETASSDLASRLHGDYEVQVTAHMTLVQLRSFCHDLMRSLRTVAPQRPQAAGTR